A genomic segment from Callithrix jacchus isolate 240 chromosome 8, calJac240_pri, whole genome shotgun sequence encodes:
- the TOX4 gene encoding TOX high mobility group box family member 4 gives MEFPGGNDNYLTITGPSHPFLSGAETFHTPSLGDEEFEIPPISLDSDPSLAVSDVVGHFDDLADPSSSQDGSFSAQYGVQTLDMPVGMTHGLMEQGGGLLSGGLTMDLDHSIGTQYSANPPVTIDVPMTDMTSGLMGHSQLTTIDQSELSSQLGLSLGGGTILPPAQSPEDRLSTTPSPTSSLQEDGVEDFRRQLPTQKTVVVETGKKQKAPKKRKKKDPNEPQKPVSAYALFFRDTQAAIKGQNPNATFGEVSKIVASMWDSLGEEQKQVYKRKTEAAKKEYLKALAAYKDNQECQATVETVELDPAPPSQTPSPPPMATVDPASPAPATIEPPALSPSIVVNSTLSSYVANQASSGAGGQPNITKLIITKQMLPSSITMSQGGMVTVIPATVVTSRGLQLGQTSTATIQPSQQAQIVTRSVLQAAAAAAAAASMQLPPPRLQPPPLQQMPQPPTQQQVTILQQPPPLQAMQQPPPQKVRINLQQQPPPLQIKSVPLPTLKMQTTLVPPTVESSPERPMNNSPEAHTVEATSPETICEMITDVVPEVESPSQMDVELVSGSPVALSPQPRCVRSGCENPPIVSKDWDNEYCSNECVVKHCRDVFLAWVASRNSNTVVFVK, from the exons ACATTCCATACACCAAGCTTGGGTGATGAAGAATTTGAAATCCCACCTATCTCCTTGGACTCTGATCCCTCATTGGCTGTCTCAGATGTGGTTGGCCACTTTGATGACCTGGCAGACCCTTCCTCTTCACAGGATGGCAGTTTTTCAGCCCAGTATGGGGTCCAGACATTGGACATGCCTGTGGGCATGACCCATGGCTTGATGGAGCAGGGCGGGGGGCTCCTGAGTGGGGGCTTGACCATG GATTTGGACCATTCTATAGGAACTCAGTATAGTGCCAACCCACCTGTTACAATTGATGTACCAATGACAGACATGACATCTGGCTTGATGGGGCATAGCCAGTTGACCACCATTGATCAGTCAGAACTGAGTTCCCAACTGGGTTTGAGCTTAGGGGGTGGCACCATCCTGCCACCTGCCCAGTCACCTGAAGATCGTCTTTCAACCACCCCTTCACCTACTAGTTCACTTCAGGAGGATGGTGTTGAGGATTTCCGGAGG CAACTTCCCACCCAGAAGACAGTGGTGGTGGAGACAGGGAAAAAGCAGAAGGccccaaagaagagaaaaaagaaagatcctAATGAACCTCAGAAACCAGTTTCAGCGTATGCTTTATTCTTTCGTGATACACAGGCTGCCATCAAGGGACAGAATCCTAATGCCACTTTTGGCGAGGTTTCAAAAATTGTAGCCTCCATGTGGGATAGTCTTGGAGAGGAACAAAAACAG GTGTATAAGCGGAAAACTGAGGCTGCCAAGAAAGAGTATCTGAAGGCTCTAGCTGCTTACAAAGACAACCAGGAGTGTCAG gCCACTGTGGAAACAGTGGAATTGGATCCAGCACCACCATCACAAACTCCTTCTCCACCTCCTATGGCTACTGTTGACCCAGCATCTCCAGCACCAGCTACAATAGAGCCCCCTGCCCTGTCCCCATCCATTGTTGTTAACTCCACCCTTTCATCCTATGTGGCAAACCAGGCATCTTCTGGAGCTGGGGGTCAGCCCAATATCACCAAGTTGATTATTACCAAACAGATGTTGCCCTCTTCCATTACTATGTCTCAAGGAGGGATGGTTACTGTTATCCCAGCCACAGTGGTGACCTCCCGGGGGCTCCAACTAGGCCAAACCAGTACAGCTACTATCCAGCCCAGTCAACAAGCCCAGATTGTCACTCGATCAGTGTtgcaggcagcagcagcagctgctgctgctgcttctatgCAACTGCCTCCACCCCGACTACAGCCCCCTCCATTACAACAGATGCCACAGCCCCCGACTCAGCAGCAAGTTACCATTCTACAGCAGCCTCCTCCACTCCAGGCCATGCAACAGCCTCCACCTCAGAAAGTTCGAATCAATTTACAGCAACAGCCACCTCCTCTGCAGATCAAGAGTGTACCTCTACCCACTTTGAAAATGCAGACTACCTTAGTCCCACCAACTGTGGAAAGTAGTCCTGAGCGGCCTATGAACAACAGCCCTGAGGCCCATACAGTGGAGGCAACTTCTCCTGAGACTATCTGTGAGATGATCACAGATGTAGTTCCTGAG GTTGAGTCTCCTTCTCAGATGGATGTTGAATTGGTGAGTGGGTCTCCTGTGGCactctcaccacagcctcgatGTGTGAGGTCTGGTTGTGAGAACCCTCCAATTGTGAGTAAGGACTGGGACAATGAATACTGCAGCAATGAGTGTGTGGTGAAGCACTGCAG gGATGTATTCTTGGCCTGGGTAGCCTCTAGGAATTCAAACACAGTGGTGTTTGTGAAATAG
- the METTL3 gene encoding N(6)-adenosine-methyltransferase catalytic subunit METTL3 isoform X1 has protein sequence MSDTWSSIQAHKKQLDSLRERLQRRRKQDSGHLDLRNPEAALSPTFRSDSPVPTAPTSGGPKPSTASAVPELATDPELEKRLLHHLSDLTLTLPTDAVSICLAISTPDAPATQDGVESLLQKFAAQELIEVKRGLLQDDAHPTLVTYADHSKLSAMMGAVAEKKGPGEVAGTVTGQKRRAEQDSTAVAAFASSLASGLNSSASEPAKEPAKKSRKHAASDVDLEIESLLNQQSTKEQQSKKVSQEILELLNTTTAKEQSIVEKFRSRGRAQVQEFCDYGTKEECMKASDADRPCRKLHFRRIINKHTDESLGDCSFLNTCFHMDTCKYVHYEIDACMDSEAPGSKDHTPSQELALTQSVGGDSSADRLFPPQWICCDIRYLDVSILGKFAVVMADPPWDIHMELPYGTLTDDEMRRLNIPVLQDDGFLFLWVTGRAMELGRECLNLWGYERVDEIIWVKTNQLQRIIRTGRTGHWLNHGKEHCLQVGVKGNPQGFNQGLDCDVIVAEVRSTSHKPDEIYGMIERLSPGTRKIELFGRPHNVQPNWITLGNQLDGIHLLDPDVVARFKQRYPDGIISKPKNL, from the exons ATCTACGGAATCCAGAAGCAGCATTGTCTCCAACCTTCCGTAGTGACAGCCCAGTGCCGACTGCACCCACCTCTGGTGGCCCTAAGCCCAGCACGGCTTCAGCAGTTCCTGAATTAGCTACAGATCCCGAGTTAGAGAAGAGGTTGCTACACCACCTCTCTGATCTGACCTTAACATTGCCTACTGATGCTGTGTCCATCTGTCTAGCCATCTCCACG CCAGATGCTCCTGCAACTCAAGATGGGGTAGAAAGCCTCCTACAAAAGTTTGCAGCTCAGGAGTTGATTGAGGTAAAGCGAGGTCTCCTACAAGATGATGCACATCCTACTCTTGTGACCTATGCTGACCATTCCAAGCTCTCTGCCATGATGGGTGCTGTGGCAGAAAAGAAGGGCCCTGGGGAGGTAGCAGGGACTGTCACAGGGCAGAAGCGGCGTGCAGAACAGGATTCAACTGCAGTAGCTGCCTTTGCCAGTTCATTAGCCTCTGGTCTGAACTCTTCAGCATCAGAACCAGCAAAGGAGCCAGCCAAGAAATCAAGGAAACATGCTGCCTCAGATGTTGATCTGGAGATAGAGAGCCTTCTGAACCAACAGTCCACTaaggaacaacagagcaagaag GTCAGTCAGGAGATCCTAGAGCTATTAAATACTACAACAGCCAAGGAACAATCCATTGTTGAAAAATTTCGCTCTCGAGGTCGGGCCCAAGTGCAAGAATTCTGTGACTATGGAACCAAGGAGGAGTGCATGAAAGCCAGTGATGCTGATCGACCCTGTCGCAAGCTGCACTTCAG ACGAATTATCAACaagcacactgatgagtctttAGGTGACTGCTCTTTCCTTAATACATGTTTCCACATGGATACCTGCAAGTATGTTCACTACGAAATTGATGCTTGCATGGATTCTGAAGCCCCTGGCAGCAAAGACCACACACCAAGTCAGGAGCTTGCTCTTACACAAAGTGTCGGAGGTGATTCTAGTGCAGACCGACTCTTCCCACCTCAG TGGATCTGTTGTGATATCCGCTACCTGGACGTCAGTATCTTGGGCAAGTTTGCAGTTGTGATGGCTGACCCACCCTGGGATATTCACATGGAGCTGCCCTATGGGACCCTGACAGATGATGAGATGCGCAGGCTCAACATACCCGTACTACAGGATGatggctttctctttctctgggtCACGGGCAG GGCCATGGAGTTGGGCAGAGAATGTCTAAACCTCTGGGG GTATGAACGGGTAGATGAAATTATTTGGGTGAAGACAAATCAACTGCAACGCATCATTCGGACAGGCCGTACAGGTCACTGGTTGAACCATGGGAAGGAACACTGCTTG CAGGTTGGTGTCAAAGGAAATCCCCAAGGCTTCAACCAGGGTCTGGATTGTGATGTGATCGTAGCTGAG GTTCGTTCCACCAGTCATAAACCAGATGAAATCTATGGCATGATTGAAAGACTATCTCCTGGCACTCGCAAGATTGAGTTATTTGGACGACCACATAATGTGCAACCCAACTG GATCACCCTTGGAAACCAACTGGATGGGATCCACCTACTAGACCCAGATGTGGTTGCACGGTTCAAGCAAAGGTACCCAGATGGTATCATCTCTAAACCTAAGAATTTATAG
- the METTL3 gene encoding N(6)-adenosine-methyltransferase catalytic subunit METTL3 isoform X2 produces the protein MSDTWSSIQAHKKQLDSLRERLQRRRKQDSGHLDLRNPEAALSPTFRSDSPVPTAPTSGGPKPSTASAVPELATDPELEKRLLHHLSDLTLTLPTDAVSICLAISTPDAPATQDGVESLLQKFAAQELIEVKRGLLQDDAHPTLVTYADHSKLSAMMGAVAEKKGPGEVAGTVTGQKRRAEQDSTAVAAFASSLASGLNSSASEPAKEPAKKSRKHAASDVDLEIESLLNQQSTKEQQSKKVSQEILELLNTTTAKEQSIVEKFRSRGRAQVQEFCDYGTKEECMKASDADRPCRKLHFRRIINKHTDESLGDCSFLNTCFHMDTCKYVHYEIDACMDSEAPGSKDHTPSQELALTQSVGGDSSADRLFPPQWICCDIRYLDVSILGKFAVVMADPPWDIHMELPYGTLTDDEMRRLNIPVLQDDGFLFLWVTGRAMELGRECLNLWGYERVDEIIWVKTNQLQRIIRTGRTGHWLNHGKEHCLVGVKGNPQGFNQGLDCDVIVAEVRSTSHKPDEIYGMIERLSPGTRKIELFGRPHNVQPNWITLGNQLDGIHLLDPDVVARFKQRYPDGIISKPKNL, from the exons ATCTACGGAATCCAGAAGCAGCATTGTCTCCAACCTTCCGTAGTGACAGCCCAGTGCCGACTGCACCCACCTCTGGTGGCCCTAAGCCCAGCACGGCTTCAGCAGTTCCTGAATTAGCTACAGATCCCGAGTTAGAGAAGAGGTTGCTACACCACCTCTCTGATCTGACCTTAACATTGCCTACTGATGCTGTGTCCATCTGTCTAGCCATCTCCACG CCAGATGCTCCTGCAACTCAAGATGGGGTAGAAAGCCTCCTACAAAAGTTTGCAGCTCAGGAGTTGATTGAGGTAAAGCGAGGTCTCCTACAAGATGATGCACATCCTACTCTTGTGACCTATGCTGACCATTCCAAGCTCTCTGCCATGATGGGTGCTGTGGCAGAAAAGAAGGGCCCTGGGGAGGTAGCAGGGACTGTCACAGGGCAGAAGCGGCGTGCAGAACAGGATTCAACTGCAGTAGCTGCCTTTGCCAGTTCATTAGCCTCTGGTCTGAACTCTTCAGCATCAGAACCAGCAAAGGAGCCAGCCAAGAAATCAAGGAAACATGCTGCCTCAGATGTTGATCTGGAGATAGAGAGCCTTCTGAACCAACAGTCCACTaaggaacaacagagcaagaag GTCAGTCAGGAGATCCTAGAGCTATTAAATACTACAACAGCCAAGGAACAATCCATTGTTGAAAAATTTCGCTCTCGAGGTCGGGCCCAAGTGCAAGAATTCTGTGACTATGGAACCAAGGAGGAGTGCATGAAAGCCAGTGATGCTGATCGACCCTGTCGCAAGCTGCACTTCAG ACGAATTATCAACaagcacactgatgagtctttAGGTGACTGCTCTTTCCTTAATACATGTTTCCACATGGATACCTGCAAGTATGTTCACTACGAAATTGATGCTTGCATGGATTCTGAAGCCCCTGGCAGCAAAGACCACACACCAAGTCAGGAGCTTGCTCTTACACAAAGTGTCGGAGGTGATTCTAGTGCAGACCGACTCTTCCCACCTCAG TGGATCTGTTGTGATATCCGCTACCTGGACGTCAGTATCTTGGGCAAGTTTGCAGTTGTGATGGCTGACCCACCCTGGGATATTCACATGGAGCTGCCCTATGGGACCCTGACAGATGATGAGATGCGCAGGCTCAACATACCCGTACTACAGGATGatggctttctctttctctgggtCACGGGCAG GGCCATGGAGTTGGGCAGAGAATGTCTAAACCTCTGGGG GTATGAACGGGTAGATGAAATTATTTGGGTGAAGACAAATCAACTGCAACGCATCATTCGGACAGGCCGTACAGGTCACTGGTTGAACCATGGGAAGGAACACTGCTTG GTTGGTGTCAAAGGAAATCCCCAAGGCTTCAACCAGGGTCTGGATTGTGATGTGATCGTAGCTGAG GTTCGTTCCACCAGTCATAAACCAGATGAAATCTATGGCATGATTGAAAGACTATCTCCTGGCACTCGCAAGATTGAGTTATTTGGACGACCACATAATGTGCAACCCAACTG GATCACCCTTGGAAACCAACTGGATGGGATCCACCTACTAGACCCAGATGTGGTTGCACGGTTCAAGCAAAGGTACCCAGATGGTATCATCTCTAAACCTAAGAATTTATAG